Part of the Streptomyces sp. NBC_01460 genome, GACAGTGACCGCCACGCAGGAGCGACCTACGAACTGGTCGCGCCCGGTCGCTACACAGCACACGACATCGCAAAGGTCATATCCGAGGTGCTGGGGCGCGAGGTGGCCGCCGAGCGAATCGATGCCGATGAATTCACAGCGGCCTCCCTGGGCGCGGACCACGAAATCCGCTTTCCGTATCACACCGGCGCCGCGCGAGCGATCAGCAAGCGCTACAGCAGCCATGATTTCATCGGTAATGCCAATGTGCTCACGTGGCTGCTCGGCCGGGAGCCGACGAGTTTCACGGAATTCGTTCGGCGGGAGCTCGGCAGCTTCAGCCTCTAGGCTCCTTCAGGCTGCTGGCGGGGGCCTCGACGGTCATTTCCCCGAGTCGGAAAATTCCGACGAAAGCGACCGGCGGCGGTCAGGACGGCGTCGTCCGCCTGGCGTTCTCCGATGGTCACCCTCACGCCGTCGTGGCCGTACGGTCGAACAGCCACACCGGCGGCGCGGCAGTACTCGGCGAAATCGGCGGTCTGTCGACCGAGACGAAGCCAGACGAAGTTGGCCTGGCTGTCCGGCGGCGTCCAGCCCTGCTCCAGCAGCGCCTCCTGGACGCGCCCCCGTTCGGTGACCAGTTCATCGACTCGTTCCATCAGCCCGCCGTGCCGGTCCAGGGACGCGATCGCGGCGCTCTGCGCGGTGGTGGAGACACCGAAGGGCACGGCCGTCCTGCGCAGGGCGTCGGCCACCCGCGGATGGGCCACCGCGTAACCGACCCGCAACCCTGCCAGGCCGTAGGCCTTCGAGAAGGTCCGCAGGGTCACGACATTCGGCCGATTCCGGTAGAGCTCCAAGCCGTCCGCGCGGCAGGGGTCGCTGTTGAACTCCACGTACGCCTCGTCCAGGACGATCACCACATCGGTCGGCAGGCCGTCCAGGAAGGGCTCCAGGACATCCCGGCGCAGTGCCCTGCCTGTCGGATTGTTGGGCGTGCACACGAACACCAGCCGTGTGCGGTCGGTGACCGCTCGCGCCATGGCGTCGAGGTCGTGGGCCTCGTCGCCGGTGAGTGGCACCTCCACGGGGCGTCCCCCGAACAGACGGGTGACGATCGGGTACGACTCGAAAGAGCGCCATGCGTAGACGACTTCGTCACCCGGGTCGACGCTGATCTGCATCAACTGCTGCAGCAGCCCGCTGGAGCCGGTGCCCAGGGCGATGTGGGAGGCCGGGACCGTGAGGTGTTCCGCCAGCCGGTCCGTGAGCTCGGTGCAGTGGAGGTCCGGGTAGCGGTGCATCTCCGCGGCTGCGGACGCCAGCGCCTCCAACACGCCGGGGAG contains:
- the hisC gene encoding histidinol-phosphate transaminase, coding for MTRASRGPSPRLRTLLDTIPAYVPGKPAASTGGPGWKLSSNENPYPPLPGVLEALASAAAEMHRYPDLHCTELTDRLAEHLTVPASHIALGTGSSGLLQQLMQISVDPGDEVVYAWRSFESYPIVTRLFGGRPVEVPLTGDEAHDLDAMARAVTDRTRLVFVCTPNNPTGRALRRDVLEPFLDGLPTDVVIVLDEAYVEFNSDPCRADGLELYRNRPNVVTLRTFSKAYGLAGLRVGYAVAHPRVADALRRTAVPFGVSTTAQSAAIASLDRHGGLMERVDELVTERGRVQEALLEQGWTPPDSQANFVWLRLGRQTADFAEYCRAAGVAVRPYGHDGVRVTIGERQADDAVLTAAGRFRRNFPTRGNDRRGPRQQPEGA